The stretch of DNA TGATCATGCCCTTATGCTAGTTGTTAATGTTCCTGCTCTAGCTCTTTATATATTCCAATGAAATTTGGCTCCTTGTGCTCCTTTTCAGTGTTGTCAATTGTTTGGTCAGTCACTTTCAGTGTTGTCATAGACAGTGTTGTATTTTTGCTTCTAGGGGTGATTTTTTTATTGTAATTACAGTGTAATTTTCCCAGAATGTCACTGTAACTTTATGTCAGTTTTACTGTGTAATTCCAGTGTAATTTTTACCCATTAATTCCGGTGCAATTTCAATTGTAAGTACAGTGTAATTCCAGTGTCAGTGCTATTTCCAGTGTAGTTCCAGTGTAATTTTTATCCATTTTTTCCAGTGCTATTTCTAGTGCAATTTCAATTGTAATTACAGTGTAATTCGAGTGTATTTAATTCCAGTGCTATTTCCAGTGTAACTACAGTGTAATTCCACTGTGATTTTTACCCATTTTTTCCAGCGCTATTTTCCAGTGCAATTTCAATTGTAATTACAGTGTAATTCCAGTGTGATTTGAGTGAGATTTCTGCGGTGTTATTTGATTGTATTTACAGTGTACTTTTCAGTGTAATTTACCCATTTAATTCCAATGTAATTTTAATGGATTTTTACAGTGTAATTTGATTACCTCGAGCCTGCCGCAGGggagcaccatggccgacgccttgGCGAAAGTGTTAGCGGTCGCCGCCGCCTTTCTGGAGGCATGGAAACCCTTACGGGAATGCGACTGAGGAGTGGGCCGGGTTACGGATTTCCATTCTTGACGCACCAAAATCGGTTTGAGAAAAAACCGGGGAAAAGAAAACCAGGAACGACAACCTAGGGTGGGAGGAGCGATGCGGGGAGGGGAAGGGGGACGAAAGGGGTCAACGTAAGAGGGGGAGGGAACCTTATGTTCCTTTTaggccctccgtccaaaaatacttgccatcaaaatggataaaaggggatggacggagagagtagtagagatagagactttaGTTGGTGTAGTTTGATTATTCCTTTGTTATAAGTTACACTACTATGTTGCTTCGGATCGACGATCAACAAACATTTTGCAGGCATTACTCAATTCCTCATGGATTCAGTACTCTTAATTTGTGAATACATATAACTAACCATCTGCACTTGTAGGACACAGGGGAGCTAAGCGCTTTGTTTGGAGTTCTGTTTTGTCACTGTTCGGAAGTGTTTGCAGGTTCTTTAGGCAATAATCGAAGATGGTCATCTTTATGGATGATAAGTCAACAATCTTGAATTCTAGCAtgtactccctcagttccaaatTACTTGCCCAGGTATGGatgtacatccatacctgcgacaagtaatttgaaacggagtaagtaatccatacctgcgacaagtaatttgaaacggagtaagtaatccatacctgcgacaagtaatttgaaacggagggaataTATCTCCTTTGTGCCATGCCATTTTGATAAAATTTGCCGTCCTATCCATTAACATACCAACTACTCCCAccttttctaaatataagtctttttaaagattccaCTACGaagtacatacagagcaaaataagtaaatctacattctaaaatatgtctatatacatttgtatgtagtaTGTAATGAAATctttaaaagacttatatttatgaacgaagggagtacatgctAGTGCTGATCGGCAGCCTAATGTTCTTAGGCTGGCGATCACTTCGCCAGGGTACAACAACCGAGGGAAATGGCAAGCTTCCGTAAACAAGTGTTAAGATCCCAGtatattactcccttcgttcctaaatacttgtctttctagatatttcaacaagtgactacatacgaaacaaaatgagtgaatctatactctaaaatatgtctacatacatccgtatgttgtgtccatttaaaatgtctagaaaaacaaatatttgggaacggagggagtatatttactCAATCACCATTGTTCTGGCTACAAGTCGTGAATTACAAGGCAGAAGAGAGAAGAAGACAATGAACAGAGTAATCAAGCCAGGTTCTTGGCGGGAGCCGCCTTTCCATTCCAAGGCAGCCTCCAAGCAATCTTTTCTTTTTAGAATAGCCTCCAGGCAATCTCTCGTATTTGTAGTGGCAGCCCTATCTCTTGAGCAGGCCGAGGCCGAGATTTGTGGCCCACTGTCCAACCCAAGTGCAGAAGTGGTGTGTGCCGCTGACACCAAGCTTGATTTTTTTTTATCTTTGCAAAATAAAGTAAACTGCCTCAGCTAGTGGAGGGGTTAGCATCGATGCCCGTGGAGAGTAAAAGTTGCATTTGGATCGAGCTGTGGTCGATGGAGAACGAGTAGATGACAATGCACCACAGTCAAAAAATGGAAGTAGAATCTGCAGGGAAGGAGCCCACGCTACCGGAGATGGAACATAGTCGAAGCAGTGGTCGGTACCGCAAGTGCTCGTCGGAGGGAAAACGGTTGAGCTTTATGGTATGAAGTGGCAATGGGGAAATGAAATAATGTTGCGCGGTAATCCTATTCGGTGAATAATCCTCAATTTTTTTTAGCAAATTAAGTCCTCAAATAGTGCCTTAGTGGAAGACAGTGCACACACTAGAGCATAACAGGCCGGCCCATGTAGAGAATGCATTGTAGGTGGGGGGTTTCAACTTTGGGAAACTTCTAGTTTCATCATTTTTTTGCTTGGGTTTTCTTGGTTTTCTCTCTCTGTGTTTTTCGCCGGTTTTATTCCATTTTACCCCTTTCTTTATTTTGTTTTCATTACTTGGTTATTTTTCCTCTTTTCACTTTCTAAAAATAACATGTTAACATTTGTTTCATATTCACATTTTTTAAAAATTAGCGAGCAGTTTTTAAATTACTGACCATTTTAAAATTAACAATGGTTTTTCTTTTTAAATCCACAAACGTATTTTCATTTTTCGAATGTTTTTTCATGAACATTTATTAAATAGGCCATCTTATTTGACCCCAGGTATCATCTTCGCCTTGATCTTTCCTTTGTTTCGATCGCCAGCGTACACTTTCTTATTCCACCATTGTGATATCTTTGTCCTGGACAAAGACCAAGAGCTCGTGGCCTGGTGCAGGTGAAAGAACAACTTACAGGTTGCAGTCAAAGGAGTGAAAACATTATTACATTCATAAATATTTTTATAAAATTATTTACCATTTTGCAAATTCACTGACATTTTTcacattcatgaacatttttgtaaattcATGATTATTTTATAATCccaagaacattttttaaactcaTAAACTTTTTAAAATTGACAAGAATAACATAGCCAATCGCTTGAACTAACAGTTTTTTTTTTGCACAATCTCGCAAACAttagcaagtactccctccgtaaactaatataaaagcatttaaaatactaaagtagtgatctaaatgttattatattagtttacagagggagtactactacttaAAAGAGAGTACTTtagtcacccgcaaaaaaaaaagagagtaCTTTAGCGAGCAAGCGAGCGACCGAGACATGGGTCCTTTCAAGCGGGAAAACAAAACACAAGGGAGCTTGCGACTGAGAGAATTGAACGAGTGTAGCGAGTGACCGAAACGAGCGGACATGCGAACGACTAGGTCGTGACCTGCGAGCGCTATGAGCACCCCGATTTTCGTATTTTGTTTTGTTCTTCCAGTGTTTGTATTACAGTTCTGCTCGGGGTTTCCCGTTTTCATTTTTCTTGTTCTTTACCATTTTTCTCTTCAGGTATCTTaggttttgtttgttttttcttcGGTTTTTActgggtttttattttattttcatttttttgttcAACATATATTAAACTTTTCCATACAAATTATACTTTTTTGTATAcaaaacattttttatacacgtttCACATATCTCAAATACATGATTATTATATTTTATAATATTGTTTTTCATGccttttttcatacatattgtaaTTTTCCATATACATCTAATCATTTTCTTaaacaagtttaacatttttaaatacatgattaataggTCTGAATaattattttgaacattttttgaatacacgtTGAAACATGTTTCATAACCGTTGTACATTCTGTCTGCATTTTTGCAAAAACATATGTTTTAAtgtcttttttcatacatattgtatattttttatatatgtaaaatcttTATAATATATATTAAAAAAAATAAATACATGATTTCACATTTTTCTTAATAGGTGGtacacattttttttcaaatatagATCCAAACAATTTTTGCATGATATGAAAGGTTTTTTGAAACTATTTTTACATTTTTTTTCACATTGTAGAAGCAATTTCTTAAAAATATCAGACACATTTGGTTTGTAATgtgtgaacatttttctaaatgtAGTGTACATCTTTTTAATGGTACAATTTTTTTCTTTTGGAATTACACAAAGAGTTTGTTTAGATCATATAACATTTTCCTAAATGTCCATGCACATTTTTAAGATGTTCATACTTTATTTGGATGTTAGACACATTTTCTAAAAGACGCGTGGTCATTTTACACTACATTTACTATATTTActttcatgatatatatatatatatatatatatatatatatatatatatatattttactttgaaaatatatatataaaaaatgcatGACGAAAGCATGAGAAGACCATGTCGTAACTGGGCTTGACCACTAGGCTAGTTGCGGGCCATGCTTCGGGCGGCACATAGCCGGCAATCtgtattttgtactccctccgtcccgaaaagcTTGTCCCGCAAATgtatgtatctagcaccaagttagtgctagatacatctatttgatGGACAAGtttgggacaagttttttcggacagagggagcagTACAATACCGCATTGGACAGAGAGCAAACGCAGACGTTGGTGCATGCTATTAGGCCAGCTCACTTACTAGGTTATTTTTTTCCTGGCATGAAATTAGTTTTTAGTTTCTTGAAGAAACTAGACTTGTTTGAAGTCGGTTTTACCTAAATATCGCTACTATAGCATTTCTTTTTAAATCAAGATTTCCAATAAATGTTGATAAATTCGAAAAAGTTTGCAAAATTCGAATATGCTCATGGGTTTAAAACATTGATTTCACGAACTCAATAATTGTTCACAAAGTTCAATAAAAGGTTCATCGATTCAAAAACCGCCTGTTAAATTAAAAATTACCCCTAAATTGGGAaacatattcatgaattcaaaaaaatcatgaatttttaaaaaaatgtataGACTTCAAAAAATATTTACCAATTACGAAAATATTACCCTATATTCAAAAAGCGTTCATAGATtctaaaatgttcataaatttcaaTTTTTCTTACGAATTCAGATATTTTCACCCTTTTTTAAAGTTTGCTAATATTAAACAATTAATTTAGAAATTTTTCAAATTTTGGAACAAAAAATCCGGACCAAAAATTAatggaaaagaagaaaaaaatctaaatctagaaagaaaagaaagaacgaAAAtggaaaaaacagaaaggaaaaacatAGCATAAAATGGTGGGGGTTTGCGATACCTCGTCATTTCCTGACCTATGCGCTAAATAGGATCACCATTGGCTACCTCACGAACTGTGGTTCTCGTGGTGCAACCAGCCTATTAGAGTTAAGTCCTAAACTTGGCACTAATGCTCGTATTTTTTCTAAATTTATTCTAATCATTCAGGCGATGTTCATTTAGTGAgagaagacgttcccgtcgactacgaagGCGTCCTTAGTGAGTTCATCAGTCTCAAGATATTGTTTCAGCTcagtatgtgtatgtatgtgggcaTCTGCGTTTGTCCTGTGTTTCAAAAAGAATGAAAAAGAAATAGTCATTGCGACAAATTGATGGCATAGCTCCATTCGCGCTCCAATTGATTTTCATGCATGTGCAATTTATTTGGTTTAACATTAGATGGTCGTTGTGGTGTCTCATCGTTGCCGACATGGTCTGTAGCGTGTTGGATTTTGGGTATGGTCACTTTTAGGATGCTTTCGATGATACTTTACTTCTTTCTTCATATTTTACCATTTACAGTAGTGTCGTCCTTGCGAGATGGTTTTCTCGGCAGTGTTTGTGCACAAAGgtgaaaaaaaaagaggaaagaacTGCGCGCGACCGCTTGTGGTAAGTTTTGAAAGTGCCTAAGATTTAATTAATCGCTATTAAAGGCCATTTAGGTAAAATTATATGTACACAGATTCTTCCAGCTTTGCATTGATATTTTTGTCTATGTTTGGCTGGCTGAGTGCACTGTATCTTACTGTTTGGCTGAAATTGTATACCCACATGATAGCTGAACACCTTAACCTTAtaggttttttttttgcggggtaccttacATTGTCACTGTACTAAAAAAAATTACATTGTCACTCTTTTTGTTTAATTTGAATGAAAATGGAGCTGGGCCTCCACCCCTATTTGTGATGCTGACTCTCCATGATCTCGACCCGACAAGAAAAAAAGAGAGACCATAATTCCTAGAGTGACACTGCCAACGATAGAGATACGACAAATCGAGAAAGCATAGATATTTCCAACGGAGTAATCCAGGGTTCCTCTGGATATGGCAATGTGTCCCTCCACTGAGTTCCTTGTCCAACCCCGCCGCACCACGACCTCGTCGCCCCCGCCCCACCCCCTCCGTCCTGCCCTTGCAGCACAAAACTCCCTCCCTCTATGCAAGGCATACTCAAAGTTTCGCGGTCTTCAATGTACAACTTCGAATGACAATATGTACTTCTACAGAGGTATTTTGTGTTGTAAAATATTTTTTCCTCTATGTACTTGTTTGTAGATGTAGTACATGCGAAAATCATAGTCAAAATTGAACATGGCGATCACCGTGAAATGTCACTTGCGATTCTGGGAAAAGGAGCAGTAAATAATCAGTTAATTGCATATTCTATTTATTTTAAACACAATACAACCACATATACTCACATACACTTATCCGTATGAGCATATGTACACACATCATATCTGTATGAACACCTTTGAGATACTGAACCGACAtaacatcttgagattgacgaaagtCACCATAGCCGCTTAGTAGTCGACGAAAAGATCTCCTTCCACTAAATAAACATCATTGAACTTGAAAAGTCTAGAAtaactcaaaaaaagaaaaaaccgaATACCAGAGCCAAGTTTAGAGAACTTAAACGTACGTTCAGCTCGCCTATGCTCCGAGTAGTTTTATTTTCTAGTACATGCACGCCGTGACCAAAGGATTCTGCCCCTGTACACATCGGCAAGGACTGGTTAAACATGCAGCTAGCTATGACCCACATGTCATGCCGGCACATACGCAGCATAAATCACATGTAAAAATAAAATACGCTATTGTCATactctcaactttatactaaaacTGTTTTGAGCTAAAACCACGACGAGCAATTTGAAATGAAGAGAGTACTTAGGAAGGGAGTGTATAATTGAGAGGGACGGAGAGATTAGAGCACGTTTGGtttcaataagtcacctgacttataagtcaggtgacttaaaaacagtgacttataagtcatgtCTGTTTGGTtgccacctgacttataagtcacctgaccacACATTCCTACCTTGTTTTTATGTAAAAGTGGTGGGACCCACGCaaaaagggggtgacttataagttttaagttggggtgaaacaacttatgacttataaattAGGGTAACTTATAAGTTAGGTCTGTTTGATAAAGTAAGCCCAtttttttcacttttcgactttATAAGTTGATGACTTATTTGAAACCAAACAGACCCTTAGTAGTATTccttccgttctaaaatagatgactcaactctgTATTAATTTTAGTATATGCATACATCGACTTTATAAGTTGATGACTTATTTAAAACCAAACAGACCCTTAGTAGTACTccttccgttctaaaatagatgactcaactttgtattaattTTAGTATATgtatacaaagttgggtcatctattttggaacggaggaaacggagggagtagaacggaGGCTTCCTCCAGAGATTGTAGAGCAGTCTGCCAAACTCCAGCGGGTACAGTACACTCGACTCGTGCGGCATTGGCTTCCGAAAAGGAAAAGCGGTGGCGTGTGACCACTGACCAACCTCAACCTCAACCTGACGCCTTGCTTAGCTGACGCCGTTATCCGGTTAGCCCAACCCAACCCCTGGATATTAATTAGCTGACGAGAGCAACAACGCCTGTGTCCAAAACGGAAACGAGTGACCACGACTGGGCCCTCCATTGCTTAGCTGACGCTGTTATCCGGCCATTATCAATCAGTCCACCCCCCGCCATCCCACCGGCCGGATCATCGGCGGCGGCGATAGGCGTccgtgatggtggtggtgatggagaaggaggagatggagatggagcgcAGGGCGTACGCGCGCGTGGGCCTCCTCGGCAACCCGAGCGACGTGTACGGCGGCCGCGCCGTCTCCTTCGCCGTCGCGGGGCTCTGGGCCACCGTCCGCCTCCGCGCCTCCGACGACCTCCTCGTCCAGCCCCACCCGCGCCACGACCTCGTCGCCTTCCCCTCCCTCCACGCCCTCGTAAGCGCCAATCTCTGTTCTTCCAGATTAATCGGCGTCAGTTTTTCCAGATCGATCAATCTCTCTATAAATTCCAACCGATCCTTCTGCAGGTGGAGCGCCTGGACGGCGGCGGCTACTACGGCGGCGTGCGGCTGCTGCTGGCGATCTGCAGGGTCTTCCACGACCACTGCAAGCACAGCGGGATCGCCCTGGAGGACAAGAACTTCGCCCTCTCGTACGACACCAACATTCCCCGCCAGGTCCCACCCCCATCCTCCCTCAGATCCGTCCGTACTTTCGTCATGCCGGGGAGGTCCCCCACACCCGTCCTCCCTCAGATCCCCCAAAGATTTACGCTTTTCCAACGCTGGCCGTTGAGAGTTGGTTTTGTTGTCTCCTCTGCTGCCAACAGGCCGGGCTCTCCGGCTCCAGCGCCATCGTCTGCGCCGCGCTCAGCTGCCTCCTGGATTTCTACGGCGTCAGGGACAGGATCGGGGTCGAGGTCCGGCCCAGCCTCATCCTCAACGCCGAGAAGGAGCTCGGCATCGTCGCCGGGCTCCAGGACCGCGTCGCGCAGGTCTACGGCGGCCTTGTCTACATGGTATAATGCGTGGCAGCCATATACTGTATATGCAACCATGTTCACCTTCACCTGTTGCTCTGTTTTGCTGAATCTTTTGATTTTGTGTTTTGCTTCTCAGGATTTTAGCCAGGAGCATATGGATAAGCTGGGTCATGGAGTGTACACGCCGCTGGACGTTGATCTGCTCCCCCCTCTGTATCTCATCTACGCCGAGAACCCGAGTGACTCGGGCAAGGTTTGTTCAAGCTGAGTTTAAATCACATCGTTTTTTCTTGCTTGAACAGTCTTGCTGATTTCTGCATTTGAACCTTGTCTGACTGATTAGGTCCACAGCAGCGTCAGGCAAAGGTGGCTCGACGGCGACGAGTTCGTAATATCATCCATGAAAGAAGTCGCGCATCTCGCGTATGATGGCCACAATGCGTTGTTGCAGAAGAATTATGCCGAGCTCGCGAGGCTTATGAACAGGAACTTTGATCTGCGGAGGTGAGACCGATGCCGACGAGGCTTAGAGAACAGAATTTAGCCGACGCGTGTATGAAATTTATCTGTGCAGCAGTACAAGCTATTCCAGTTAACTAGTCGTGCACAATTGGTCGCAGGAAAATGTTTGGAGACGACGCGCTCGGTGAGTTGAACATAAAGATGGTTGAGGTAGCGAGGAGCGTCGGCGCCGCGTCGAAGTTCACGGGCAGTGGGGGCGCGGTGGTGGCCCTCTGCCCAGACGGTGATGCGCAGGTGGAGCTCCTGAAGACGGCGTGCCAGGAGGCTGGTTTCGTGGTGGAGCAGATTGAAGTCGCCCCGTCGGCACTGACAAAGGAGGAGCTGGCAAGCTTATCAAGTCATCAGTAGCCAAAAGGATCTCATATATTCAAATATACGCCCTCCGTCCCGAATTAGTTGTCTTAGATTTGTTTAGATACAAATGTATCCGGACACAACTAATTTGGGACGGGGTAATAGACAAGAGCATAGCAAGCATGCAATTTGCTGTCACCACAGGAGTCCATTTTTTTTCTTATTTGTTCGAGTCATCACAGGATCACATGAGTTTTTCATGTTGTTTCATCATACTTTTGTGTGTGTGGTGTAAGTGGAACACTGATGTATCATCATGCTGATGCATGCAAAATAAAAGGTTGCTTTTCTTACCGATGATCTCATTGTCAGTTGGTCAGAACCAATCAATCTTGTTCCTCCATTGCTGGAGGTGGATGCCCTCCAGCTTCAGCTCAGCTCAGCTCTGCTTACGGTCCCCGGTGGCTCCACGCTGGCCAGCGCCAGGGACAAACCGGGCCTCTCTCAACGCGACCCTTGAGGCCCGGCCCACGCGAACAGCCCAGCCCACGAGTCGCTGGCACGGAGACCCCCAAGCACAAACCCAAGCCCACCACGCTAGTCCCACTCCAGCATCTTCCCACGCTCGCAcaaaccgcgccgccgcccgccaccggaCGCCATCTCCCCCACCTCCACGCAGCGGCCGCCGGACGGAGGAGCCAGCAGCTAGAAGCTTGGATGGCGGGAGAAGACGCGGCGGCATGCGCGCCCCAGGTTGACGGGCACGCGCCGCGGGACGCCGCCTCGTTCGACGAGGAGACGCGGGCCCTCATCGCGCCCGACGCCGGGAGCCTCCCGGCGGCCCCGCCCTCCGCCGTCGAGGCCAACTTCGCGCGCTACTTCGTCGCCGGTAAAAAGAAAGACTCCAGCTTTGCTGCTCCTGTAAATGATGTACATGGAAGATTCTGAGCTTAGAGCTCTGTTCTATTGGCAGCGTTTGATTTCTGGAGTGGAAGGAGTATTAGATTCTCACTTCTCAAGTGGAGCTTGCTTCCTTTCTTTGGCGCCGGAAGCTCTAATCTTTCTGTAGTGCTTAGAATTGATTGTTTGTGCATATGTTGAACTGGTTACATGGTTTACAAAGTTGTTGTGAGAGTATCAGCTACTAAATTTTTTAATCAAAGAATTTATCCATCCCCACCTGAATAATGCCTTTTTTTCTTTCTTGAAAAATATCTAAAGAAAATTGGAACGtattttgtgtctatgtgtgtgcaaCTCTGCACTGTGGTGCTGTAATTTTGGTTAACAAATTATTGCAATGGCCTATTGTCAAATGTAACCAAAATGGTTAAACTTAAATCGTGAACTCTTACTTTCAGTCGTCTAACCCATCTCTTCTCGTTTTCTTGGCAGATTATCTCAACCCAGGACATGACCAGTTTGTGTACCGACATCCAAACGGGTAggcttattttatttttattttattgagAACTTAAACAGGTCAAAATTGGCTTTCTCATGATTAGCGACAATAAATGGTCTTCCGGTGAACTTTGCATATTCACTAGTTCTATCTGAAGCTGGGTTATTTCTAGGCAGTGGAAAAAAGTTGCTCAATGTATGCACAGATAATATCAATGTAGTGATCTTTGCCTTCGGACAGATGCATTGTTTAATGTCGCTTACTTATTTTTAATGCAACTCTAGTCGACACATGCCAATACTTCTTTTTTTTGCTTAGCGGCATGACATTGGTGATTAGGAAGGAAATTTATTCTCTTTGGTTTCTTATGTTCCTTAAACTTTAGGTTGTGCGTGGTTGGTTTAGCTCCAGCCCATGTTGCACTGAAAGAGGAAGGGGGGATAACTGCTATTGACTTCAATGTTGGGAAGACAGATCGCAGTGAGATAAAAGTCACAGGGAAACGCAAAAGGGTAATTTGAGTTGACGTGTGTTCTCTGTTTAATTGATTAATTAGCAGAATCATTTGATGTCTGCTTCCTATTACAGAATGCACAACATTTGCAAGAAAATTCAGCATTATGTAAAGTCTGCACAAAGGATAAAACTTTTGTGGTGAGGTTGGTCCGCTAGATCTCGCAATTGATTATGCCTGACGTCATTGTATTCTTACACTGAAGTGTTGTCTACGTCCAATTTCCATAGGTGTTGCGTGAAAGGGCAGCTTTTGGAGATTAATGATAGATTGATGAAACAACCCGATCTGCTTAATACCTCTGTAAGTACCTCTATCAGAAGGACACTTTTGATGCTTTGCTATTAGTGTGGCTTGTCGTTGTCGGTGGCATATCGTAGCAATGGTGACGCCTACATGCATAAATTGAACCACCTATATTTTTCTAGTTGGTTGGTACCGCTACCGATTGTCTCTTACTGAAGATAGTTTTCTGGTCCAGCCTTTATGATCCATGCGTATCGGAGAGATGTTTAAGTTAGTTTTTGTTTGTAAACTCACTGTCGGTGTTGTTCCCAAGTGAGTACTGAATAGCACCGAAACATGAGTGCAACCTCGAGAGGAATATCTTGTCGAATTTCAGTTTAACATGTTTCTAGTAAAaaaatcagtttaacatggataagctTGCACTTTTGTAATATATATTATTCCATTACCTCTGTTGAAGTATTTCATGTTTTGTCCAGAAGTGCCTGATGAAACCTTGCCTGTGAAGAGACAAGAGAGTCTGTGGATTCAAACAACATTTTGATTGTGCACATTTGTTTGCTTGAATATTTCATTAGTTAAGGAGAAATTTGATTTAGAACGTAAGATGCAAAAGGCGTACTCTCCCGCAATGATTTAACCCAAATGCTTCACCCACCCAATCCCTCAAATTTCCACTCCTTCCTTGACTTCTGCGACAATCGTTACCATATTCTGACCAGTACATGGTTTTTCCTTTTCATTTGTAGGCCGACAGAGAAGGATACATAGCAATCTTCATGCAGAAACCAGCTGACTGGCTCAAAGTGAAGGATAAATTTCTTAGCTTTGAGGAGTACAAGAACTTGAGAGGAATCTGCTGACACCAAAAGGTAGTCAGTGATAATTTTACACCCTTTTGCTTTCCAAGACAGCGATGAACTTGGACGAGCGTGTTTCCGGAATTTGAGTTGATGCATGCTTATCAATTTCATTGAAATGCTCATAACAAACCCTATTTTCTTGCATCGTTTTTTGTCGCACGTGCATGCACATCTGATTCGTTTTTTTATCTCTGCAGAAGGAATTCATGCTGGCCAATTGTGTATTCATCGTTCAATTCAGAGCCGGAGCTCAGGTCTCTTGGCCTGATCCTCGCACACAGATGCCATTCTTTTTTTAGAATCGGAGAGCCAGCTCGAGATAACTGCATCTTTACCAGCATGATATTGAAGCTGAGCCTGTTGGCTTTTCTGACAATTTAGTGGACGCATTATTCTGATAGTTTCAAACTTAATAGTCTACCGAACTGCAGAACAAGCTTTGGAATTGAAATCATTTGAAGTTCATAGAGAGCTTATGTGCTTGACTCCGTGACTGTATAGCTTGATGGTCTCCCCACACAATGCTTGCGAAATGAATGTGTTAGTTtgatacaaacattgtatgaggtTCGCTTAATTTCTTCTGTCGGGAGTTCGGAGGCAGAACAGTTCATTCATTTGTAATTCTACCTGGTTCCCGACTTCCTTTCTTCTCCCCTCCTGCTCTCCTTAATTGTTTGTTCTACATATGCTATGAAATCACAATAGTTCCAGAGATAACTACCAACACATTTTCTATCGTCTATTGAAACAAAAGCTCCTCCAGATTTAAGCATACAGGGTtcacatta from Triticum dicoccoides isolate Atlit2015 ecotype Zavitan chromosome 6A, WEW_v2.0, whole genome shotgun sequence encodes:
- the LOC119314558 gene encoding probable glucuronokinase 2, with translation MVVVMEKEEMEMERRAYARVGLLGNPSDVYGGRAVSFAVAGLWATVRLRASDDLLVQPHPRHDLVAFPSLHALVERLDGGGYYGGVRLLLAICRVFHDHCKHSGIALEDKNFALSYDTNIPRQAGLSGSSAIVCAALSCLLDFYGVRDRIGVEVRPSLILNAEKELGIVAGLQDRVAQVYGGLVYMDFSQEHMDKLGHGVYTPLDVDLLPPLYLIYAENPSDSGKVHSSVRQRWLDGDEFVISSMKEVAHLAYDGHNALLQKNYAELARLMNRNFDLRRKMFGDDALGELNIKMVEVARSVGAASKFTGSGGAVVALCPDGDAQVELLKTACQEAGFVVEQIEVAPSALTKEELASLSNYLNPGHDQFVYRHPNGLCVVGLAPAHVALKEEGGITAIDFNVGKTDRSEIKVTGKRKRNAQHLQENSALCKVCTKDKTFVVRCCVKGQLLEINDRLMKQPDLLNTSADREGYIAIFMQKPADWLKVKDKFLSFEEYKNLRGIC